Proteins found in one Labeo rohita strain BAU-BD-2019 chromosome 11, IGBB_LRoh.1.0, whole genome shotgun sequence genomic segment:
- the phka2 gene encoding phosphorylase b kinase regulatory subunit alpha, liver isoform isoform X2, producing MRSRSNSGVRLDGFARLVHETILCHQNPVTGLLPASKQQKDAWVRDNVYSILAVWGLGMAYRKNADRDEDKAKAYELEQSVVKLMQGLLQCMMRQVAKVEKFKQTQSTKDCLHAKYHTPTCATVVGDDQWGHLQVDATSLYLLTLAQMTASGLRIISNSDEVAFIQNLVFYIEAAYKVADYGMWERGDKTNQGIPELNGSSVGMAKAALEAIDELDLFGAHGGPKSVIHVLPDEVEHCQSILCSMLPRASTSKEIDAGLLSVISFPAFAVEDADLVNITKSEIISKLQGRYGCCRFIRDGYRTPKEDPTRLHYDPAELKLFENIECEWPVFWTYLILDGIFNEDHEQVQEYREALDGVLIRGKHGIRLVPELYAVPADKVEEEYRNPHSVERVAAGQLPHMWGQSLYILGCLLAEGFLAPGEIDPLNRRFSKEFKPDVVVQVSVVAESVQIQQLLRDQGIEVQTVSDVSPIRVMPARILSHIYVKLGNCKKLNLSGRPYRHIGVLGTSKFYEIRNGTYTFTPQFIDQHHFYLALDNQMIVEMLRTELAYLSSCWRMTGRPTLTFPITQSMLVEDGDSIDPCILSTLRKLQDGYFAGARVQLANLSSFLTTSFHTRLSFLDADSEENLLEEYEEEQEEEEEESFRPSGVTTDLHTAVLGSISPPRNKYIHYQSKVLNRGSGDMFDQYLTDLLHSTATKCHLPPIQRGQHHVFSAEHTTRDILSFMAQVQGHNMPKPSMYLPVAPIMSKHRKSLNLLDVPQHTVSHHTKADSFDLHLPRDSHGNTDFASLVNQLKHCPTLQDQADILYVLYAMKGPDWIVNLSGQGEATVRSLLEELYVRAGAYKEWGLIRYISGILKKRVEVLAEACTDLISHHKQLTVGLPPEPREKVITVPLPPEELISLIYEASGQDISIAVLTQEIMVYLAMYVRSQPSLFGDMLRLRIGLIMQVMATELARSLHCSGEEASESLMSLSPFDMKNLLHHILSGKEFGVERSMRPIQSSATSPAISIHELGHTGATKTERTGIRKLKTEIKQLDDSRPISRCSSPSTPSGILSPTGTGDSHLQWEERQGQWLRRRRLDGAINRVPMGFYQKVWKILQKCHGLSIAGYVLPSSTTREMTEGEIKFAVHVESVLNHVPQPEYRQLLVEAIMVLTLVADMEISSIGGIIHIDRIVHMANDLFQHDQRSSGAIEYFLEKDPATGICNFFYDSAPSGSYGTMTYLSKAVVTYVQDFLPSSSCLMQ from the exons ATGAGGAGCCGCAGTAATTCAGGAGTGAGGTTGGATGGATTTGCCAGACTTGTCCATGAAACAATATTATGCCACCAG AATCCAGTGACTGGTTTACTGCCAGCTAGCAAGCAGCAGAAGGATGCCTGGGTTAGAGATAACGTTTACAGCATCTTGGCAGTGTGGGGGCTCGGCATGGCTTACCGCAAGAATGCAGACCGTGATGAGGACAAAGCCAAAGCCTACGAGCTTGAACAG agtgTGGTTAAACTAATGCAGGGGCTGCTGCAATGTATGATGAGACAG GTGGCAAAGGTAGAGAAGTTCAAACAAACACAGAGCACAAAGGACTGCCTGCATGCCAAATATCATACGCCTACCTGCGCCACAGTGGTTGGAGATGATCAGTGGGGGCACCTGCAAGTTGATGCCACTTCGCTGTACCTGCTCACTCTGGCTCAGATGACCGCCTCAG GTCTACGTATCATATCTAATTCAGACGAGGTGGCGTTTATCCAGAACCTGGTGTTCTACATCGAGGCAGCGTACAAAGTGGCT GATTATGGGATGTGGGAGAGAGGAGACAAAACCAATCAAGGAATTCCCGAGCTGAACGGCAGCTCTGTCGGAATGGCTAAG GCAGCTTTGGAGGCTATTGATGAACTCGACTTGTTTGGAGCTCATGGAGGTCCAAAATCAGTGATTCATGTTCTCCCAGATGAAGTAGAACACTGTCAG TCTATCTTGTGCTCTATGCTTCCTCGAGCTTCCACCTCTAAAGAGATAGATGCCGGTCTGCTCTCTGTCATCTCCTTTCCTGCGTTTGCAGTGGAGGATGCAGATCTGGTCAATATCACCAAGAGTGAAATCATCTCCAAGCTGCAA ggacgTTATGGCTGTTGTCGATTTATCCGAGATGGATACAGGACCCCAAAAGAG GACCCCACTCGCCTTCATTATGATCCAGCTGAGCTGAAGCTCTTTGAGAACATTGAATGTGAGTGGCCAGTGTTTTGGACTTACCTCATACTCGATGGCATCTTCAATGAAGACCATGAGCAG GTTCAGGAATACAGAGAAGCTCTTGATGGGGTTTTAATCAGGGGCAAACACGGGATTCGTCTGGTGCCTGAACTCTACGCTGTACCCGCTGACAAA GTTGAAGAGGAGTACAGGAACCCACACTCTGTGGAGCGTGTGGCTGCTGGCCAGCTCCCACATATGTGGGGCCAGTCTCTGTATATCCTGGGCTGTCTGCTGGCAGAG GGATTTCTGGCCCCTGGAGAGATCGATCCTCTGAATAGGCGATTTTCTAAAGAATTCAAGCCAGATGTTGTTGTGCAAG TCAGTGTAGTAGCTGAATCAGTGCAGATCCAGCAGCTGCTGAGGGATCAAGGGATTGAGGTTCAGACCGTCTCTGATGTTTCGCCCATCCGGGTCATGCCAGCTCGCATCCTGAGCCACATTTATGTGAAACTGG GAAACTGTAAAAAACTAAATCTGAGTGGGCGACCATACAGGCACATCGGTGTCTTGGGAACTTCAAAGTTTTACGAGATCAGAAATGGTACTTACACATTCACTCCGCAG TTCATTGACCAGCATCACTTCTACTTGGCTCTGGATAACCAGATGATCGTGGAGATGTTGCGTACAGAGCTTGCTTATCTTTCATCCTGCTGGCGGATGACTGGAAGACCTACCCTCACATTTCCTATCACACAAAGCATGCTGG TTGAGGATGGTGACAGTATTGACCCCTGTATCCTCTCTACCCTCCGAAAGCTTCAAGATGGCTACTTTGCAGGTGCAAG GGTGCAGCTGGCAAACCTCTCCTCGTTCCTCACTACCTCCTTCCACACCAGGCTTAGCTTTTTAGATGCCGATTCTGAAGAGAATCTGCTAGAGGAATATGAAGAGgaacaggaagaggaagaggaagagagtTTCAGGCCCTCAGGTGTCACTACTGACTTGCATACAGCTGTGTTGGGAAGCATCTCTCCCcccagaaataaatacatacactaccagtcaaaagttttgaaca GAGGCTCTGGAGACATGTTTGACCAGTATCTCACAGATCTGTTGCACAGCACTGCTACAAAATGCCATCTGCCGCCCATCCAGAGGGGGCAGCACCACGTTTTCAGTGCTGAACACACCACCAGAGACATCCTTTCTTTCATGGCCCAGGTTCAGGGCCACAACATGCCCA AGCCTTCCATGTATTTGCCTGTTGCCCCCATCATGAGCAAACACAGAAAGTCTCTGAACCTGCTGGATGTTCCTCAGCACACTGTTTCTCATCACACCAAG GCTGATAGCTTTGATCTGCACTTGCCACGTGATTCTCATGGGAACACAGATTTTGCCTCTCTGGTCAATCAGCTAAAGCACTGTCCAACCCTTCAGGACCAGGCAGATATCCTCTATGTCCTCTATGCTATGAA gggTCCAGATTGGATAGTAAATCTGTCAGGACAAGGTGAGGCGACTGTTCGCTCCCTGCTGGAGGAACTGTATGTTCGGGCGGGAGCGTATAAGGAATGGGGCCTCATCCGCTACATCTCAGGCATCCTGAAGAAGAGGGTGGAAGTCCTTGCTGAG GCCTGCACAGATCTGATCTCCCATCATAAACAGCTGACAGTGGGTCTTCCTCCTGAACCCAGAGAAAAGGTCATCACAGT TCCTCTCCCTCCTGAGGAACTGATCAGCTTGATTTATGAGGCCAGTGGACAAGACATCAGCATTGCTGTCCTCACACAG GAGATCATGGTGTATCTGGCCATGTACGTCCGCTCTCAGCCGTCTCTGTTCGGAGACATGCTGCGTCTGCGCATCGGTCTCATCATGCAAGTGATGGCTACAGAACTTGCTCGCAGTCTACACTGCTCAG GTGAGGAGGCGTCAGAGAGCCTGATGAGCCTCAGTCCTTTTGACATGAAGAATCTGTTACATCACATCCTGAGCGGGAAAGAGTTTGGTGTAGAGAGAAGCA TGCGTCCCATTCAGTCTTCAGCCACCAGTCCTGCCATCTCCATTCATGAGCTTGGACACACAGGGGCCACCAAGACAGAGCGAACGGGCATCAGAAAACTCAAGACTGAAATCAAACAG ctcGATGATTCCAGACCCATAAGT CGATGCAGCAGCCCGTCCACTCCCAGCGGGATCCTGTCTCCGACAGGTACTGGTGACTCACACCTGCAGTGGGAAGAGCGCCAGGGCCAATGGCTGAGGAGACGCAGACTGGACGGGGCCATAAACAGGGTGCCCATGGGCTTTTACCAGAAGGTCTGGAAGATTCTACAGAAATGTCACGGCCTCTCTATTGCTGGATACGTCTTGCCGTCCTCCACCACCCGTGAG ATGACAGAAGGAGAGATCAAGTTCGCAGTGCACGTGGAGTCTGTACTGAATCATGTCCCTCAGCCTGAGTACAGACAGCTGCTGGTGGAGGCCATTATGGTGTTGACTCTTGTAGCCGACATGGAGATTTCCAGTATTGGGGGAATTATTCACATCGACCGCATTGTCCACATGGCTAACGATCTCTTTCAACATGATCAG agatCCAGTGGGGCCATTGAGTATTTCTTGGAGAAAGATCCTGCCACAGGAATCTGTAACTTCTTTTATGACAGCGCTCCTAGCGGCAGCTATGGTACTATGACTTATCTTTCCAAAGCTGTGGTCACATATGTTCAAGACTTCCTGCCAAGCAGCAGCTGTCTAATGCAGTAA
- the phka2 gene encoding phosphorylase b kinase regulatory subunit alpha, liver isoform isoform X1 — MRSRSNSGVRLDGFARLVHETILCHQNPVTGLLPASKQQKDAWVRDNVYSILAVWGLGMAYRKNADRDEDKAKAYELEQSVVKLMQGLLQCMMRQVAKVEKFKQTQSTKDCLHAKYHTPTCATVVGDDQWGHLQVDATSLYLLTLAQMTASGLRIISNSDEVAFIQNLVFYIEAAYKVADYGMWERGDKTNQGIPELNGSSVGMAKAALEAIDELDLFGAHGGPKSVIHVLPDEVEHCQSILCSMLPRASTSKEIDAGLLSVISFPAFAVEDADLVNITKSEIISKLQGRYGCCRFIRDGYRTPKEDPTRLHYDPAELKLFENIECEWPVFWTYLILDGIFNEDHEQVQEYREALDGVLIRGKHGIRLVPELYAVPADKVEEEYRNPHSVERVAAGQLPHMWGQSLYILGCLLAEGFLAPGEIDPLNRRFSKEFKPDVVVQVSVVAESVQIQQLLRDQGIEVQTVSDVSPIRVMPARILSHIYVKLGNCKKLNLSGRPYRHIGVLGTSKFYEIRNGTYTFTPQFIDQHHFYLALDNQMIVEMLRTELAYLSSCWRMTGRPTLTFPITQSMLVEDGDSIDPCILSTLRKLQDGYFAGARVQLANLSSFLTTSFHTRLSFLDADSEENLLEEYEEEQEEEEEESFRPSGVTTDLHTAVLGSISPPRNKYIHYQSKVLNRGSGDMFDQYLTDLLHSTATKCHLPPIQRGQHHVFSAEHTTRDILSFMAQVQGHNMPKPSMYLPVAPIMSKHRKSLNLLDVPQHTVSHHTKADSFDLHLPRDSHGNTDFASLVNQLKHCPTLQDQADILYVLYAMKGPDWIVNLSGQGEATVRSLLEELYVRAGAYKEWGLIRYISGILKKRVEVLAEACTDLISHHKQLTVGLPPEPREKVITVPLPPEELISLIYEASGQDISIAVLTQEIMVYLAMYVRSQPSLFGDMLRLRIGLIMQVMATELARSLHCSGEEASESLMSLSPFDMKNLLHHILSGKEFGVERSMRPIQSSATSPAISIHELGHTGATKTERTGIRKLKTEIKQIYTSSHSISSNFTSPRSTRCSSPSTPSGILSPTGTGDSHLQWEERQGQWLRRRRLDGAINRVPMGFYQKVWKILQKCHGLSIAGYVLPSSTTREMTEGEIKFAVHVESVLNHVPQPEYRQLLVEAIMVLTLVADMEISSIGGIIHIDRIVHMANDLFQHDQRSSGAIEYFLEKDPATGICNFFYDSAPSGSYGTMTYLSKAVVTYVQDFLPSSSCLMQ, encoded by the exons ATGAGGAGCCGCAGTAATTCAGGAGTGAGGTTGGATGGATTTGCCAGACTTGTCCATGAAACAATATTATGCCACCAG AATCCAGTGACTGGTTTACTGCCAGCTAGCAAGCAGCAGAAGGATGCCTGGGTTAGAGATAACGTTTACAGCATCTTGGCAGTGTGGGGGCTCGGCATGGCTTACCGCAAGAATGCAGACCGTGATGAGGACAAAGCCAAAGCCTACGAGCTTGAACAG agtgTGGTTAAACTAATGCAGGGGCTGCTGCAATGTATGATGAGACAG GTGGCAAAGGTAGAGAAGTTCAAACAAACACAGAGCACAAAGGACTGCCTGCATGCCAAATATCATACGCCTACCTGCGCCACAGTGGTTGGAGATGATCAGTGGGGGCACCTGCAAGTTGATGCCACTTCGCTGTACCTGCTCACTCTGGCTCAGATGACCGCCTCAG GTCTACGTATCATATCTAATTCAGACGAGGTGGCGTTTATCCAGAACCTGGTGTTCTACATCGAGGCAGCGTACAAAGTGGCT GATTATGGGATGTGGGAGAGAGGAGACAAAACCAATCAAGGAATTCCCGAGCTGAACGGCAGCTCTGTCGGAATGGCTAAG GCAGCTTTGGAGGCTATTGATGAACTCGACTTGTTTGGAGCTCATGGAGGTCCAAAATCAGTGATTCATGTTCTCCCAGATGAAGTAGAACACTGTCAG TCTATCTTGTGCTCTATGCTTCCTCGAGCTTCCACCTCTAAAGAGATAGATGCCGGTCTGCTCTCTGTCATCTCCTTTCCTGCGTTTGCAGTGGAGGATGCAGATCTGGTCAATATCACCAAGAGTGAAATCATCTCCAAGCTGCAA ggacgTTATGGCTGTTGTCGATTTATCCGAGATGGATACAGGACCCCAAAAGAG GACCCCACTCGCCTTCATTATGATCCAGCTGAGCTGAAGCTCTTTGAGAACATTGAATGTGAGTGGCCAGTGTTTTGGACTTACCTCATACTCGATGGCATCTTCAATGAAGACCATGAGCAG GTTCAGGAATACAGAGAAGCTCTTGATGGGGTTTTAATCAGGGGCAAACACGGGATTCGTCTGGTGCCTGAACTCTACGCTGTACCCGCTGACAAA GTTGAAGAGGAGTACAGGAACCCACACTCTGTGGAGCGTGTGGCTGCTGGCCAGCTCCCACATATGTGGGGCCAGTCTCTGTATATCCTGGGCTGTCTGCTGGCAGAG GGATTTCTGGCCCCTGGAGAGATCGATCCTCTGAATAGGCGATTTTCTAAAGAATTCAAGCCAGATGTTGTTGTGCAAG TCAGTGTAGTAGCTGAATCAGTGCAGATCCAGCAGCTGCTGAGGGATCAAGGGATTGAGGTTCAGACCGTCTCTGATGTTTCGCCCATCCGGGTCATGCCAGCTCGCATCCTGAGCCACATTTATGTGAAACTGG GAAACTGTAAAAAACTAAATCTGAGTGGGCGACCATACAGGCACATCGGTGTCTTGGGAACTTCAAAGTTTTACGAGATCAGAAATGGTACTTACACATTCACTCCGCAG TTCATTGACCAGCATCACTTCTACTTGGCTCTGGATAACCAGATGATCGTGGAGATGTTGCGTACAGAGCTTGCTTATCTTTCATCCTGCTGGCGGATGACTGGAAGACCTACCCTCACATTTCCTATCACACAAAGCATGCTGG TTGAGGATGGTGACAGTATTGACCCCTGTATCCTCTCTACCCTCCGAAAGCTTCAAGATGGCTACTTTGCAGGTGCAAG GGTGCAGCTGGCAAACCTCTCCTCGTTCCTCACTACCTCCTTCCACACCAGGCTTAGCTTTTTAGATGCCGATTCTGAAGAGAATCTGCTAGAGGAATATGAAGAGgaacaggaagaggaagaggaagagagtTTCAGGCCCTCAGGTGTCACTACTGACTTGCATACAGCTGTGTTGGGAAGCATCTCTCCCcccagaaataaatacatacactaccagtcaaaagttttgaaca GAGGCTCTGGAGACATGTTTGACCAGTATCTCACAGATCTGTTGCACAGCACTGCTACAAAATGCCATCTGCCGCCCATCCAGAGGGGGCAGCACCACGTTTTCAGTGCTGAACACACCACCAGAGACATCCTTTCTTTCATGGCCCAGGTTCAGGGCCACAACATGCCCA AGCCTTCCATGTATTTGCCTGTTGCCCCCATCATGAGCAAACACAGAAAGTCTCTGAACCTGCTGGATGTTCCTCAGCACACTGTTTCTCATCACACCAAG GCTGATAGCTTTGATCTGCACTTGCCACGTGATTCTCATGGGAACACAGATTTTGCCTCTCTGGTCAATCAGCTAAAGCACTGTCCAACCCTTCAGGACCAGGCAGATATCCTCTATGTCCTCTATGCTATGAA gggTCCAGATTGGATAGTAAATCTGTCAGGACAAGGTGAGGCGACTGTTCGCTCCCTGCTGGAGGAACTGTATGTTCGGGCGGGAGCGTATAAGGAATGGGGCCTCATCCGCTACATCTCAGGCATCCTGAAGAAGAGGGTGGAAGTCCTTGCTGAG GCCTGCACAGATCTGATCTCCCATCATAAACAGCTGACAGTGGGTCTTCCTCCTGAACCCAGAGAAAAGGTCATCACAGT TCCTCTCCCTCCTGAGGAACTGATCAGCTTGATTTATGAGGCCAGTGGACAAGACATCAGCATTGCTGTCCTCACACAG GAGATCATGGTGTATCTGGCCATGTACGTCCGCTCTCAGCCGTCTCTGTTCGGAGACATGCTGCGTCTGCGCATCGGTCTCATCATGCAAGTGATGGCTACAGAACTTGCTCGCAGTCTACACTGCTCAG GTGAGGAGGCGTCAGAGAGCCTGATGAGCCTCAGTCCTTTTGACATGAAGAATCTGTTACATCACATCCTGAGCGGGAAAGAGTTTGGTGTAGAGAGAAGCA TGCGTCCCATTCAGTCTTCAGCCACCAGTCCTGCCATCTCCATTCATGAGCTTGGACACACAGGGGCCACCAAGACAGAGCGAACGGGCATCAGAAAACTCAAGACTGAAATCAAACAG ATATACACCAGCAGTCATTCCATCAGCAGTAATTTCACATCCCCTCGTTCCACG CGATGCAGCAGCCCGTCCACTCCCAGCGGGATCCTGTCTCCGACAGGTACTGGTGACTCACACCTGCAGTGGGAAGAGCGCCAGGGCCAATGGCTGAGGAGACGCAGACTGGACGGGGCCATAAACAGGGTGCCCATGGGCTTTTACCAGAAGGTCTGGAAGATTCTACAGAAATGTCACGGCCTCTCTATTGCTGGATACGTCTTGCCGTCCTCCACCACCCGTGAG ATGACAGAAGGAGAGATCAAGTTCGCAGTGCACGTGGAGTCTGTACTGAATCATGTCCCTCAGCCTGAGTACAGACAGCTGCTGGTGGAGGCCATTATGGTGTTGACTCTTGTAGCCGACATGGAGATTTCCAGTATTGGGGGAATTATTCACATCGACCGCATTGTCCACATGGCTAACGATCTCTTTCAACATGATCAG agatCCAGTGGGGCCATTGAGTATTTCTTGGAGAAAGATCCTGCCACAGGAATCTGTAACTTCTTTTATGACAGCGCTCCTAGCGGCAGCTATGGTACTATGACTTATCTTTCCAAAGCTGTGGTCACATATGTTCAAGACTTCCTGCCAAGCAGCAGCTGTCTAATGCAGTAA